Proteins encoded within one genomic window of Amycolatopsis sp. 2-15:
- a CDS encoding SGNH/GDSL hydrolase family protein, producing the protein MRTTRLVFAALAAATAVTTATATADAAPRQEYYRNYVALGDSYTAGPLIPAQRLDPLGCARSSSNYPSILASALRVESFTDVSCSGADTSNMTAAQSVPLGVNAPQFSALRLDTDLVTLAIGGNDSGVFGTLIGTCPALRPTDPSGNPCERHFTAGGVDSIKAALKNTQQSIRTVLTGIHARSPRAKVLAVGYPRIAPASGYCPSVLPFADGDYAWLSSVEEALNTAIENAVEADGNASYVDTFTPSAGHDACAPGGAAWINGQDTLLFTAAAYHPLPEGMAGLAGVIHRQLAG; encoded by the coding sequence CGCCGCGCCGCGGCAGGAGTACTACCGGAATTACGTCGCGCTGGGCGACTCGTATACCGCGGGGCCGCTGATCCCCGCCCAGCGGCTGGATCCGCTGGGGTGCGCGAGAAGTTCGTCGAACTACCCGTCGATCCTGGCGTCCGCGCTGCGCGTGGAAAGCTTCACCGACGTCAGCTGCTCGGGCGCGGACACATCGAACATGACAGCCGCCCAGAGCGTGCCGCTGGGCGTGAACGCACCGCAGTTTTCCGCGCTGCGCCTGGACACCGACCTCGTGACGCTCGCCATCGGCGGCAACGACTCCGGCGTCTTCGGCACCCTCATCGGCACCTGCCCGGCGCTGCGTCCGACCGACCCGAGCGGCAACCCGTGCGAGCGCCACTTCACGGCCGGCGGCGTGGATTCCATCAAGGCCGCCTTGAAAAACACGCAGCAGAGCATCCGGACGGTGCTGACCGGCATCCACGCGCGTTCCCCGCGGGCGAAGGTGCTCGCCGTCGGGTACCCGCGCATCGCGCCGGCGTCGGGTTACTGCCCGAGCGTGCTGCCCTTCGCCGACGGTGACTACGCCTGGCTGTCCAGCGTGGAAGAAGCCCTCAACACCGCCATCGAGAACGCCGTCGAGGCCGACGGCAACGCGTCCTATGTGGACACGTTCACCCCGTCGGCCGGCCACGACGCCTGCGCGCCCGGCGGCGCCGCGTGGATCAACGGCCAGGACACCCTGCTCTTCACCGCCGCTGCCTACCACCCGCTGCCCGAAGGCATGGCGGGTCTCGCCGGGGTCATCCACCGGCAGCTCGCCGGCTGA